Proteins encoded within one genomic window of Fragaria vesca subsp. vesca linkage group LG1, FraVesHawaii_1.0, whole genome shotgun sequence:
- the LOC101305601 gene encoding uncharacterized protein LOC101305601 has translation MGKATRWLKGLFGIKRDRDQHYKPSSDSALVSCFEYKKASSFGREASPPPETMLCHNPATIPPNISPSEAAWLRSFYNETENEQSKHAIAVAAATAAAADAAVAAAQAAVAVVRLTSNGRGTMFGGGRERWAAVKVQTCYRGYLARKALRALKGLVKLQALVRGYLVRKQATATLQGMQALIRAQATVRSHKSRGLNLNINITEANRFEIRARKSTERFDESRSEHTAPSHSRRLSGCLENNSSFSTIDEVPKIVEVDTGRPKSRSRRTNTSISELSDDQFYQAVSSPLPCCCPGRLIIPDPRNFQDSDWGLTGEECRFSTAQSTPRFVNSFGSNAPATPAKTICAENFYRGFGNYPNYMSSTQSFKAKLRSHSAPKQRPEPGTKKRLSLNELLESRSSLSGVKMQRSCSQVQEVINFKNAVMGKLDRSSDFSSLLRRS, from the exons ATGGGTAAAGCTACGAGGTGGCTTAAGGGGTTGTTTGGGATTAAGAGAGACAGAGACCAACACTACAAACCCAGTTCAGATTCAGCTTTGGTGTCCTGTTTTGAGTACAAGAAAGCTTCAAGCTTTGGCAGAGAGGCGAGTCCTCCTCCGGAGACTATGCTTTGTCATAATCCGGCCACAATCCCGCCGAACATTTCACCGTCCGAGGCTGCCTGGCTGAGGTCCTTCTACAATGAAACAGAGAACGAGCAGAGCAAGCACGCAATTGCAGTTGCGGCCGCTACGGCCGCAGCTGCTGATGCCGCGGTTGCGGCGGCACAGGCGGCCGTGGCGGTCGTCCGCCTCACTAGCAATGGCAGGGGGACCATGTTTGGCGGCGGCCGCGAGAGATGGGCTGCCGTCAAGGTCCAAACTTGCTACCGGGGATACTTG GCAAGAAAAGCGCTGAGAGCTCTGAAAGGACTGGTGAAGTTGCAGGCATTAGTGAGAGGCTATTTAGTCAGGAAGCAAGCAACTGCTACACTCCAAGGGATGCAAGCTCTGATCAGAGCACAGGCAACTGTTCGTTCTCATAAATCCCGGGGCCTCAATCTCAACATTAACATCACTGAAGCCAACAGATTCGAAATCCGCGCACGAAAATCCACG GAGAGATTTGATGAGTCTCGGAGTGAGCACACAGCTCCAAGCCATAGCAGGAGGTTGTCTGGTTGTTTAGAAAACAACAGTAGCTTCAGCACCATTGATGAAGTCCCCAAGATTGTTGAGGTTGACACAGGAAGGCCAAAATCAAGGTCTAGGAGAACCAACACTTCCATTTCTGAATTAAGTGACGACCAATTTTACCAGGCAGTGTCTTCTCCACTCCCCTGTTGCTGTCCTGGCAGGTTGATCATCCCGGACCCAAGGAACTTTCAAGATTCCGACTGGGGGCTCACAGGAGAGGAATGCAGGTTCTCCACAGCGCAGAGCACGCCGAGGTTTGTGAACTCCTTCGGGTCTAATGCGCCGGCGACGCCGGCCAAGACTATCTGTGCTGAAAATTTTTACAGGGGATTTGGGAACTATCCCAATTACATGTCGAGCACTCAGTCTTTCAAGGCCAAGTTAAGGTCTCACAGTGCTCCAAAACAGAGGCCGGAGCCGGGGACGAAGAAGAGGCTTTCGCTTAATGAGTTGCTCGAGTCAAGGAGCAGTTTGAGTGGTGTTAAGATGCAGAGGTCTTGTTCACAAGTGCAGGAAGTCATTAATTTCAAGAATGCTGTGATGGGGAAGCTTGATAGGTCATCAGATTTTAGTAGCCTGCTGAGGAGGTCTTGA
- the LOC101306174 gene encoding F-box/FBD/LRR-repeat protein At3g52680-like, giving the protein MAKLFSSCPVLEDYVAQVRARDTDTVKTLRICSDDDSNGRYNYLINCPKLENLTLMGNYSQKYHLGKAESLLKASIELLHCVDLDPRFSQVTSVVAGVSSVRFLILSAHCFNVDSLPAFDNSIELKLVIHKCFSWELLTEFLNRSPLLQCLVLEHSATSCKGKYSEPESDSIPEGPKPRWHAPELVPSCLMSNLETVSIEGFKGQQDTMEVAKYFLRNSEVLKKMTISSDPLRAKKQTLYKKLRKVPRVSEACRVDFV; this is encoded by the exons ATGGCTAAGCTCTTCTCTAGCTGCCCGGTACTTGAAGACTATGTTGCACAAGTACGGGCACGGGACACGGATACGG TGAAGACACTCAGAATATGTTCCGATGATGATAGTAATGGTCGGTACAACTATTTGATTAACTGCCCAAAGCTTGAAAACCTTACTCTGATGGGGAACTATTCACAAAAGTATCACTTGGGGAAAGCAGAATCCCTACTCAAAGCCAGTATTGAGCTACTTCATTGTGTTGATTTAGATCCTCGCTTTTCTCAGGTTACTTCAGTTGTGGCAGGGGTATCCAGTGTCAGATTTTTGATTTTATCAGCTCATTGTTTCAAT GTCGATTCTCTACCTGCTTTTGACAATTCAATCGAATTGAAGCTGGTAATTCACAAATGCTTTTCCTGGGAGTTGCTGACGGAGTTTCTTAACAGATCACCTCTTCTGCAGTGTCTTGTCTTGGAACATAGT GCTACTAGCTGCAAAGGAAAATATTCTGAGCCAGAATCAGACTCAATACCTGAAGGACCAAAGCCGCGATGGCATGCACCGGAGCTTGTGCCTAGTTGCTTAATGTCAAACCTTGAGACTGTCTCCATTGAGGGATTCAAGGGACAACAGGACACAATGGAAGTGGCGAAGTATTTCTTGAGGAACTCTGAAGTTCTGAAGAAGATGACAATCTCTTCAGATCCTTTGCGTGCAAAAAAGCAGACCTTGTACAAAAAGCTTCGAAAGGTTCCAAGAGTTTCAGAGGCTTGCAGGGTTGATTTTGTCTAG